From a region of the Vibrio orientalis CIP 102891 = ATCC 33934 genome:
- a CDS encoding aromatic amino acid transport family protein produces MDKSKVLGSTLIIAGTTIGAGMLALPLASAGIGFTTSLIIMIALWSLMAYTALLMIEIHQHAEQDATLHTLANKFLGKKGKWVASFAMMFLFYALCAAYIAGGGSQFADRISGFTGIEVSNTTSTLLFTFIVAAVVTVGTSTVDKVNRVLFLVKIVAMAMVLTFLAPNVTESYLLSMPVEQGLVIAAIPVIFTSFGFHGSIPAIVNYLDGHTPSLRKAILIGSAIPLIIYVFWQLVTLGVVNQSTLLDNQGLSALISTLATTVHKSNLGQTIGVFADLALLTSFLGVSLGLFEFLGDSLKKQGKGNSRVLVGAVTFLPPMGFALFYPQGFIMALGYAAIALVVLAIFLPILMVKKVRAQSEQNHYQVIGGNLGLAVTSTVGVCIVGAQLLITMGVLPALG; encoded by the coding sequence ATGGATAAATCAAAGGTATTGGGTAGTACTTTGATCATCGCTGGTACTACTATTGGTGCTGGTATGTTGGCGCTACCACTCGCTTCAGCTGGAATTGGGTTCACAACATCACTTATCATTATGATCGCGCTTTGGTCATTAATGGCTTACACCGCACTGCTAATGATTGAAATACATCAACACGCTGAGCAGGATGCTACCCTTCACACCTTAGCAAATAAATTTTTGGGTAAAAAAGGCAAATGGGTAGCAAGCTTCGCCATGATGTTCTTGTTCTACGCATTGTGTGCCGCGTACATTGCTGGTGGTGGTTCGCAGTTCGCTGATCGTATTTCTGGCTTTACCGGAATCGAGGTTTCCAACACCACATCAACCCTACTGTTCACGTTTATCGTTGCTGCTGTCGTTACAGTCGGTACATCAACGGTCGATAAGGTAAACCGCGTGCTTTTCTTAGTTAAGATTGTTGCGATGGCGATGGTACTGACCTTCTTAGCGCCTAACGTCACCGAATCATACTTACTGAGCATGCCTGTCGAGCAAGGGCTAGTGATTGCTGCCATTCCGGTTATTTTTACTTCATTTGGTTTTCACGGCAGTATCCCGGCGATTGTTAACTACCTAGATGGACATACTCCGTCGCTGCGTAAAGCCATTCTGATTGGTTCAGCAATTCCACTGATCATCTACGTATTTTGGCAGTTGGTAACGCTAGGCGTAGTCAATCAATCTACTCTGTTAGATAACCAAGGGTTAAGCGCGCTTATTTCAACGCTTGCGACAACGGTTCATAAATCAAACTTAGGCCAAACTATTGGTGTATTCGCTGACCTTGCGCTCCTTACCTCTTTCTTAGGTGTAAGTTTAGGTCTGTTTGAGTTCTTGGGTGATAGCCTTAAAAAGCAAGGTAAAGGTAACTCTCGCGTACTTGTAGGCGCTGTTACCTTCTTGCCACCAATGGGTTTCGCTTTGTTCTACCCACAAGGCTTTATCATGGCGTTAGGTTACGCGGCAATTGCCCTAGTTGTTTTAGCTATCTTCCTACCAATTCTAATGGTGAAGAAAGTGCGTGCTCAATCTGAACAAAACCACTACCAAGTGATTGGCGGCAATCTTGGACTCGCCGTGACTAGCACAGTCGGTGTATGTATTGTTGGCGCGCAGTTACTTATCACTATGGGTGTGTTGCCTGCTCTAGGTTGA